From the Solibacillus sp. FSL R5-0449 genome, one window contains:
- a CDS encoding ABC transporter permease: protein MMTSLIVRNNKIFFRDRMLVFFSMLTVLISIGLFIVFLQKVQIDAISQVIAMTPAVELVVSQWMIAGILTMTGMTSTLAVFAIFVSDQESKRTADFLVTSASRTSIQLSYVISSVIIGFIMTSIAFIVCELYLLSLGGDLPNVKKLLQLFGVIMLGVLLSAMINLVIVLLTRTAKAFSTVNSLVGTLIGFLCAVYVPMGVLPKVIQTVIHLFPVSHVAVLLRQLLMEDSLQTVFGNAEEAMNSYMLTYGVVYEVDGNILGTLSSVLFICTSIVGIVIISAILFRLQHK, encoded by the coding sequence ATGATGACGAGCTTGATTGTTCGCAACAATAAAATATTCTTCCGAGACAGAATGCTCGTCTTTTTCTCAATGCTGACTGTTTTGATTTCAATCGGGTTGTTTATTGTCTTTTTACAGAAAGTGCAAATAGATGCAATCAGTCAAGTGATAGCAATGACACCAGCTGTTGAATTAGTTGTAAGTCAATGGATGATTGCTGGGATTTTGACAATGACAGGTATGACATCGACGTTAGCGGTATTTGCTATATTCGTAAGTGATCAGGAATCGAAGCGTACAGCGGATTTTCTTGTTACATCTGCATCGAGAACTTCTATACAGCTAAGCTATGTTATCAGCTCAGTTATAATCGGCTTTATCATGACGTCTATTGCTTTTATTGTATGTGAACTATATTTATTGTCCCTTGGTGGGGATCTACCGAATGTAAAAAAGTTATTGCAACTATTCGGTGTGATAATGCTCGGGGTGTTACTGAGTGCAATGATTAATTTAGTGATAGTACTTTTAACAAGAACAGCAAAAGCATTTTCAACGGTAAATTCACTGGTGGGTACATTAATTGGGTTTTTGTGCGCAGTCTATGTTCCGATGGGGGTATTGCCAAAAGTAATTCAAACAGTCATTCATTTATTTCCTGTGAGTCACGTCGCGGTATTGTTACGTCAATTATTAATGGAAGATTCTTTGCAAACAGTATTTGGAAATGCAGAAGAGGCAATGAACTCCTATATGCTAACTTATGGAGTTGTATATGAAGTAGATGGTAATATTTTAGGAACTCTATCGAGTGTATTATTTATTTGCACTTCAATTGTTGGCATAGTCATTATTTCAGCCATTCTATTCCGCCTACAACATAAGTAA
- a CDS encoding ATP-binding cassette domain-containing protein, protein MSNMQTLIDVRQLSKLYGEFNAVKGISFSVQKGALFAFIGNNGAGKSTTIEMLCTLLEKTSGTVSIDGYTLGTLKGNEEIRRTIGIVFQESILDHQLTVKENILHRGRFYRLPKPILQENYQFVHQYLQLADIEHKKYGSLSGGQRRRADIARAIIHKPNLLFLDEPTTGLDPLTRQFVWETINRLRNEIGMTIFLTTHYMEEAANADDIVIMKNGEIIAQGSPNELKALYAKDYLKFVLKPTATIEEVTSILPGIPQKQQDEWQVEVASTISTIQVLVQLEPYIASFEVIKGSLDQVFIETNIVGEEN, encoded by the coding sequence GTGAGTAACATGCAAACATTGATTGATGTCCGACAGTTATCAAAGCTTTACGGAGAATTCAATGCCGTAAAAGGGATTAGCTTTTCGGTACAAAAGGGCGCACTTTTTGCATTTATTGGAAATAATGGGGCGGGTAAATCTACTACAATTGAAATGTTATGCACGCTTTTGGAGAAAACGAGTGGGACGGTTTCAATCGATGGGTATACACTTGGTACACTAAAAGGGAATGAGGAAATTCGCAGAACGATAGGTATTGTATTTCAAGAAAGTATTTTAGACCATCAATTGACGGTGAAGGAAAATATTTTGCATCGAGGTCGTTTTTATCGTTTACCGAAGCCAATATTACAGGAGAATTATCAATTTGTGCATCAGTATTTACAGCTTGCAGATATTGAACATAAAAAATACGGTTCGCTTTCAGGGGGACAGCGTCGTCGAGCAGATATTGCACGGGCAATAATTCATAAGCCTAATCTGTTATTTTTAGATGAGCCGACGACTGGACTTGATCCATTAACACGTCAATTTGTTTGGGAAACAATTAATCGACTGCGCAATGAAATAGGCATGACCATATTTTTGACTACACATTACATGGAAGAGGCAGCAAATGCAGATGATATTGTCATCATGAAGAATGGTGAAATCATTGCACAAGGATCGCCGAATGAGTTAAAAGCGCTTTATGCGAAAGACTATTTAAAATTTGTCTTAAAACCGACTGCTACAATTGAAGAAGTTACATCTATTTTACCTGGGATACCTCAAAAGCAACAAGACGAGTGGCAGGTGGAAGTGGCTTCTACAATTTCGACGATTCAAGTTTTAGTACAACTCGAGCCATATATTGCATCATTTGAGGTTATTAAAGGTTCGCTCGACCAAGTATTTATAGAAACGAATATAGTAGGGGAGGAAAACTAA
- a CDS encoding DUF3021 domain-containing protein, translating to MKNLIQSILISLCSSYFIIMLISLKSPNDFWMSETIVKQFFYAVLLGIVIALANQLYKLEWPILVVLIVHYAVTVTVVFVIGYYGGWFELNNTKSIILLYARASIIYLIVWLYYYTDEKRVIRKMNSQLQQRGE from the coding sequence ATGAAAAATTTAATACAAAGCATTCTGATAAGTCTATGTTCATCCTATTTTATCATCATGCTCATTTCTTTAAAGTCACCGAATGATTTCTGGATGAGTGAAACGATTGTAAAACAGTTTTTCTATGCCGTCCTTTTAGGAATCGTCATTGCATTGGCAAATCAGCTATATAAATTGGAATGGCCGATATTAGTTGTACTTATAGTCCATTATGCTGTAACCGTAACTGTAGTCTTTGTCATAGGGTATTATGGCGGCTGGTTTGAACTTAATAACACTAAATCTATCATTTTATTATACGCACGTGCTTCGATTATTTATCTCATAGTTTGGCTGTATTATTATACCGATGAAAAGCGTGTAATACGAAAAATGAACAGTCAACTTCAACAAAGGGGTGAGTAA
- a CDS encoding LytTR family DNA-binding domain-containing protein, translating into MKIHLHIEQELSEIEVHVHASEYNEQVVQLMKKLNQATKNDTIPGYMDGDIHLIKMQDIYSIYSEQGKVYIQTDEHELEVKQKLYELEERFSTQLLRVNKATLVHFEKITSIQSKVLGNPQLTLENGVMIPVSRNYFKTLKEAFGLGGNSK; encoded by the coding sequence ATGAAAATTCATTTACATATTGAGCAGGAACTTTCGGAAATTGAAGTCCATGTGCATGCTTCGGAATACAATGAGCAAGTTGTACAGCTGATGAAAAAGCTTAACCAAGCAACGAAAAATGATACAATTCCCGGCTACATGGATGGGGATATCCATCTGATTAAAATGCAGGATATATATAGCATTTATAGCGAACAAGGGAAAGTTTATATCCAAACAGATGAACATGAACTGGAAGTGAAACAAAAGCTTTATGAGTTGGAAGAGCGATTTTCAACACAGTTACTACGTGTTAATAAAGCGACACTTGTTCACTTTGAGAAAATTACTTCGATTCAATCGAAGGTGCTAGGCAATCCACAACTTACGCTCGAAAATGGAGTTATGATACCGGTAAGCCGCAACTATTTTAAAACATTAAAAGAGGCATTCGGGTTAGGGGGAAATAGCAAATGA
- a CDS encoding SDR family oxidoreductase, translating to MGNPNLNDPRKKFHTEKFPDQEQNTPAIQNEMSPKPDCGEKSYKGHNRLEGRNALVTGGDSGIGRAAAIAYAREGANVAIQFFPGEEEDANEVKALIEEAGKKALLLPYDLREDGAATEMVKKTVEAFGGLDTLVLNAGQQIAQETLSDLTIKQVEDTFKVNVISMFEAVKAAEEHLEPGSAIITTTSVQSYNPSTFLMDYASTKGAISNFTVNLSAYFASKGVRVNGVAPGPIWTPLQLDNGQPDGKIPEFGQNAPLGRAGQPVELAPVYVLLASDEGSYITGQIYGVTGGETIDL from the coding sequence ATGGGAAACCCAAACTTAAACGATCCAAGAAAAAAATTTCATACGGAGAAATTCCCGGATCAAGAACAGAATACTCCAGCAATACAAAATGAAATGAGTCCAAAACCTGATTGTGGAGAAAAATCATATAAAGGGCATAATCGTCTGGAAGGGCGAAATGCTTTAGTTACCGGTGGCGATTCCGGGATTGGTCGTGCTGCCGCGATTGCCTATGCACGTGAAGGCGCTAATGTCGCGATTCAATTCTTCCCTGGTGAAGAAGAAGACGCTAATGAAGTAAAAGCATTAATCGAAGAAGCCGGCAAAAAAGCGTTGCTGTTGCCATATGACTTGCGTGAAGATGGCGCGGCAACAGAAATGGTAAAGAAAACAGTGGAAGCTTTTGGCGGATTAGATACGCTCGTATTGAATGCAGGTCAGCAAATCGCACAGGAGACACTAAGCGATTTAACGATCAAACAAGTAGAAGATACGTTCAAAGTAAATGTTATCAGCATGTTTGAAGCCGTTAAAGCTGCTGAAGAACATTTGGAACCGGGAAGTGCAATTATTACGACGACATCGGTTCAATCGTACAATCCATCCACATTTTTAATGGACTATGCCTCAACGAAAGGTGCGATTAGCAACTTTACGGTAAACCTTTCTGCATACTTTGCTTCTAAAGGCGTACGTGTGAACGGGGTAGCGCCAGGGCCGATTTGGACACCGCTGCAATTGGATAATGGACAACCGGATGGCAAAATCCCTGAATTTGGCCAAAATGCACCACTTGGTCGCGCCGGGCAGCCTGTAGAGCTTGCCCCAGTATATGTCCTTTTAGCATCTGATGAAGGAAGCTATATTACCGGACAAATTTACGGGGTAACAGGCGGCGAAACAATCGACTTATAA
- a CDS encoding thiamine pyrophosphate-binding protein, with protein MGKTEQTVSELMLDQLYMFGVRRIYGVVGDTTFGLIDALAKQDKIKYIAVKHESTAAFMASAEAKLTGGLGVCTATMGPGAANLINGLGDAHADRAPVLAITGQAESGKIGTEYPQYIDQQELVKPFAAYSANLASPDATIEVLQKAARTSLGQRVVTHISIPKDIMMMPAKGAPRRLPDVIEGTSSFTNESLKHAVDIMRTAKRPMILAGLGATSVSADLEKLADLWGAGILTSLGGKGLFDESSPLVLQGIGEGGNPHAADVFKQADVVLLAGTTWWPEGFVPTDARIIQIDRQLDKFVKEIPTELGIMGKTEEVIPILTESLQQFIRSEDWVTHIQQVKEKWAAQNEEEGNTKGYPVHPSRIIRAIDRTVTSDAILALDTGDNTVWTNRNFKQKDQSVLFSGYWRTMGFGLPAAMAAKLIKPEKQVVAIVGDGGLQMVLADLLTATRYELDITVVVLNNESLQMERDKLKVAKKEEVGVDLTNPDFVKLAEACGWKGLRPTSDTELESVMEEALNTKGPTLVDISTAQVFFPETQ; from the coding sequence ATGGGAAAAACAGAGCAAACAGTTTCTGAATTAATGCTTGATCAATTGTATATGTTCGGTGTAAGACGGATATATGGGGTAGTAGGTGATACGACATTCGGACTCATCGATGCATTGGCAAAACAGGATAAAATTAAATATATTGCTGTCAAACATGAATCGACAGCTGCTTTTATGGCGTCTGCAGAAGCTAAATTAACGGGTGGTCTCGGTGTATGTACCGCAACGATGGGACCAGGGGCAGCGAATCTTATCAATGGACTCGGCGATGCGCATGCAGACAGAGCGCCTGTGCTTGCGATTACAGGGCAGGCCGAAAGTGGAAAGATTGGTACGGAATATCCGCAATATATCGATCAACAGGAACTTGTAAAGCCTTTTGCCGCTTATTCTGCAAATCTGGCCAGCCCGGATGCAACAATTGAAGTTCTGCAAAAAGCAGCTCGAACATCTCTTGGACAAAGGGTTGTCACGCATATATCCATACCAAAGGATATTATGATGATGCCGGCTAAGGGAGCGCCGCGTCGATTGCCGGATGTAATCGAAGGGACTTCCAGCTTTACGAATGAAAGTCTGAAACACGCTGTAGACATTATGAGAACAGCTAAGCGACCAATGATTCTGGCTGGTTTAGGTGCCACTTCTGTCTCAGCGGATTTGGAAAAACTGGCGGATCTTTGGGGAGCCGGCATTCTAACAAGTTTAGGCGGAAAAGGTTTGTTTGATGAATCTTCACCGCTTGTATTACAAGGGATTGGTGAAGGCGGGAACCCTCATGCTGCTGATGTATTTAAACAGGCAGATGTTGTACTTCTTGCAGGGACGACTTGGTGGCCGGAAGGGTTTGTGCCAACGGATGCGCGAATTATTCAGATTGACCGTCAATTGGATAAGTTTGTAAAAGAAATTCCAACAGAACTTGGAATCATGGGGAAAACAGAGGAAGTAATTCCAATTTTAACGGAGAGCCTGCAACAATTCATTCGCTCTGAGGATTGGGTAACGCATATACAACAAGTAAAAGAAAAGTGGGCAGCACAGAATGAGGAGGAAGGTAATACGAAAGGTTATCCTGTTCATCCTTCCCGAATTATCCGTGCCATTGACCGAACAGTAACATCCGATGCGATTCTTGCACTGGATACCGGCGATAATACCGTATGGACGAATCGTAACTTCAAACAAAAAGATCAGTCTGTTTTATTTTCCGGTTACTGGCGCACAATGGGCTTTGGCCTTCCAGCTGCGATGGCTGCAAAACTGATTAAGCCAGAAAAACAAGTAGTGGCGATTGTTGGTGACGGAGGGCTTCAGATGGTGCTTGCAGATCTGTTGACAGCAACTCGCTATGAACTGGATATTACAGTCGTTGTTTTAAATAATGAAAGTCTGCAAATGGAAAGGGACAAGCTGAAAGTTGCGAAGAAGGAAGAAGTAGGTGTTGATTTAACGAATCCTGATTTTGTGAAATTGGCTGAAGCTTGCGGATGGAAAGGATTACGTCCTACTTCAGATACCGAGTTGGAGTCTGTGATGGAAGAAGCACTCAATACGAAGGGCCCAACACTCGTAGATATCAGCACAGCACAAGTATTTTTCCCGGAAACACAATAA
- a CDS encoding phosphatase PAP2 family protein encodes MFHHIGETNFIFAVAVILCILIWIRKKDFRLIGFVIFSVGGGYGLYQLLKRLIERPRPDRADQFSTFSFPSGHAVHGLVYLFTIAYVLNRLYDFNKASLIVWIAVIILTLLIGISRITEARHFASDVIAGWSIGYSWFILCVWFYKRSNDFKRSEKNSGT; translated from the coding sequence ATGTTTCATCATATAGGTGAAACGAACTTTATATTTGCTGTCGCAGTCATTCTTTGTATCCTTATCTGGATTCGCAAAAAAGATTTTAGACTGATTGGTTTTGTTATTTTTTCCGTAGGCGGCGGATACGGATTATATCAATTGTTAAAACGCCTGATTGAAAGACCGCGTCCGGATAGAGCGGATCAATTTTCCACATTCAGTTTTCCTTCAGGACATGCAGTGCATGGTTTGGTGTATTTGTTTACGATCGCATATGTACTGAACCGCCTTTATGATTTCAATAAAGCATCACTGATTGTTTGGATTGCCGTGATTATTTTAACTTTACTAATTGGAATTTCCCGAATTACAGAGGCACGTCACTTCGCTTCAGATGTAATAGCTGGTTGGTCCATTGGCTATAGCTGGTTTATTCTTTGCGTATGGTTTTATAAGAGAAGCAATGATTTTAAACGTTCTGAAAAAAATTCCGGAACATAG
- a CDS encoding GNAT family N-acetyltransferase yields the protein MKIEMNIEPAKAVRVIHQAFKRYETDPQPSSALNETENSILTELKQGTEMFGVYENDELIALVKCILNEAFMYFSRLSVLPEHQGKGVATNLVNYLESYAVQNNVFVSKCKVRKSEKNNIALYSKLGYKIVKEEIIMNKNGDEIPAVTMQKNLTLD from the coding sequence TTGAAAATTGAAATGAATATTGAACCAGCAAAAGCGGTTAGAGTGATCCATCAAGCGTTCAAGCGTTACGAAACAGATCCGCAACCGTCCAGTGCTTTAAATGAAACAGAGAACTCCATTCTTACCGAGTTAAAGCAAGGGACAGAAATGTTTGGGGTATATGAGAACGATGAATTAATAGCACTCGTGAAATGTATTTTAAATGAGGCGTTTATGTATTTTTCAAGATTGTCAGTGTTACCTGAACACCAGGGGAAGGGCGTAGCAACTAACTTGGTCAACTATTTAGAAAGCTACGCTGTGCAAAACAATGTATTTGTCTCAAAATGCAAAGTACGAAAAAGTGAAAAGAATAATATCGCGCTTTATTCAAAATTGGGATATAAAATCGTGAAAGAAGAAATCATCATGAATAAAAATGGTGATGAAATTCCAGCTGTAACTATGCAAAAAAACCTTACACTGGATTAA
- a CDS encoding alkaline phosphatase, which produces MKNKKKWFTYALAGTVAVSSLSVMQFNSEAEAKQAKKEPTNVIMLVMDGSSNNAVSLARWYKGESLAMDEILTGGVTTHSAESAITDSAPAGTALATGHKSNSGYVGVLPSVIDMPGVEGNPDDAFTPVANVLEGAKQLGKATGIVSTSEIQHATPASFSSHVTSRSNYDDIGEQQVYQNMDVILGGGYEYLKSENRKDGENLVSVIEEKGYDLLRTRDELLATKSDKIYGSFAGSSLAYELDRTKTNPNEPSLAEMTSTAIDTLNKDKDGFFLMIEGSKIDWAAHANDPIGMVTDILSFDDAVNEALKFAKKDKNTMVIAVTDHGNSGITIGNENTNSTYDKINISNYINPLKKATMTVEGALSHLKADRSNLVEVAKLYGLDNLTAEETAVLNATETKKLAGTLVNLLSKRADLGYTTGGHTGDDVFLYSYGPKRISGLVDNTDLAKEMASFMGIKLDKLTKDLYTNAEIALNGKGMTTSIDLSDKENAVLVVKKGTTTYEIPENKDIIIKKTVDKSGKVTTNEIQTNTISVYNESGFYISKETIKELK; this is translated from the coding sequence ATGAAGAACAAGAAAAAATGGTTTACTTATGCACTTGCGGGGACAGTAGCAGTATCATCACTTTCGGTTATGCAGTTCAATTCAGAGGCTGAAGCAAAACAGGCAAAAAAAGAGCCTACAAATGTCATCATGCTTGTGATGGACGGTTCCAGCAATAATGCGGTATCGTTGGCACGCTGGTACAAAGGTGAAAGTCTCGCAATGGATGAAATTTTAACAGGTGGGGTGACAACTCATTCAGCCGAATCCGCTATTACAGACTCGGCACCAGCTGGAACGGCTCTTGCTACAGGTCACAAATCAAACAGCGGGTATGTAGGAGTACTGCCATCCGTCATTGATATGCCGGGCGTTGAAGGAAATCCGGACGATGCATTTACACCAGTTGCCAATGTGCTGGAAGGAGCGAAACAACTTGGCAAAGCAACAGGAATTGTTTCCACTTCCGAAATTCAGCATGCGACACCAGCAAGCTTCTCTTCACATGTAACCTCTCGCAGTAACTATGACGATATCGGTGAGCAGCAAGTGTATCAAAATATGGATGTCATTCTTGGCGGTGGATATGAATACCTAAAATCAGAAAACCGGAAAGATGGCGAAAATCTTGTTAGCGTGATTGAAGAAAAAGGATATGACCTCCTTAGAACGCGCGATGAGTTATTAGCGACTAAATCCGATAAAATTTACGGAAGTTTTGCCGGCAGTTCGTTAGCATATGAACTAGATCGTACGAAAACAAATCCAAATGAGCCTTCGTTGGCAGAAATGACGTCAACAGCAATTGATACGCTGAACAAAGATAAGGACGGATTCTTCCTTATGATCGAAGGCAGTAAAATCGACTGGGCTGCCCATGCGAATGATCCAATCGGAATGGTTACGGATATTTTGTCATTCGATGATGCGGTAAATGAAGCGCTGAAATTTGCGAAGAAAGACAAAAATACAATGGTAATAGCGGTAACAGACCACGGCAACAGCGGGATTACAATCGGTAATGAAAACACGAACTCTACATATGACAAAATTAATATTTCCAATTATATTAATCCATTGAAGAAGGCAACGATGACAGTCGAAGGCGCACTCAGCCACTTAAAGGCGGATCGCTCGAATTTAGTTGAAGTAGCGAAACTATATGGACTCGATAATTTAACTGCAGAGGAAACGGCTGTCCTAAACGCAACAGAAACGAAGAAGCTTGCCGGTACACTCGTTAATCTGTTATCAAAGCGTGCGGATTTAGGATACACGACTGGTGGACATACGGGAGATGACGTATTCCTGTACTCTTATGGACCAAAACGAATTTCCGGACTAGTGGACAATACCGATTTAGCAAAAGAAATGGCCAGCTTCATGGGGATTAAATTGGATAAATTAACAAAGGATCTTTACACAAACGCAGAAATAGCGCTGAATGGTAAAGGCATGACGACTTCAATCGACCTATCGGATAAGGAAAACGCGGTACTTGTAGTGAAGAAAGGTACGACTACTTATGAAATTCCTGAAAATAAGGACATAATTATTAAAAAAACAGTGGATAAATCAGGCAAAGTAACAACAAATGAAATTCAAACGAATACAATCAGCGTATACAATGAAAGTGGATTCTATATTTCAAAAGAAACAATTAAGGAATTGAAGTAA